One window from the genome of Spirosoma rhododendri encodes:
- a CDS encoding SMP-30/gluconolactonase/LRE family protein: MAKSFLTLLAGLLVQLTSFGQAQSLMLQPVWESDTTLRTPESVLVDPRQNVLYVACINGAPRLENNSSFIAKVGLDGKVIQLKFTDNLNSTKGMGILGDKLYVTEMTQVAEIALATGKILNRYPIEGAKFLNDIAVDTQKGVVYVTDSNDSKVWAITNGKAGIVLEGDPLKGTNGLLFDTNQLLIGNGDGSLLSLDPTTKKLTTLANVTGGIDGIVALGNKTYLVTEWAGKVWYVHADGKTELKLDTSPQKISSADIGYYPATRMLYVPTFFHNTVKAYRLK; encoded by the coding sequence ATGGCAAAGTCATTCCTTACCCTGCTGGCGGGGCTGCTTGTTCAGCTAACGTCATTTGGGCAGGCACAGTCCCTTATGCTGCAACCCGTCTGGGAATCTGATACCACGCTTCGTACGCCGGAAAGTGTGCTGGTTGATCCCAGGCAAAATGTCCTCTACGTAGCCTGTATCAATGGCGCGCCCAGGCTGGAAAACAACAGCAGCTTCATTGCCAAAGTAGGACTGGATGGTAAAGTGATTCAGCTGAAATTTACCGACAACCTCAACTCGACCAAAGGTATGGGTATACTTGGCGATAAACTGTACGTGACCGAAATGACCCAGGTCGCCGAAATCGCCCTCGCGACTGGAAAAATCCTCAACCGCTATCCCATTGAAGGGGCTAAGTTTCTCAACGACATTGCCGTCGACACCCAGAAAGGCGTGGTCTACGTTACTGACTCGAACGACAGTAAAGTCTGGGCGATAACGAATGGAAAAGCGGGCATTGTACTAGAGGGAGACCCCCTGAAAGGTACGAATGGGCTCTTATTTGACACTAATCAACTGCTAATCGGTAACGGCGATGGTTCGCTGCTGAGCCTGGACCCAACGACCAAAAAACTCACAACGCTGGCCAACGTCACAGGCGGTATCGATGGTATTGTGGCCCTGGGCAACAAGACTTATCTGGTGACAGAGTGGGCCGGGAAAGTGTGGTACGTTCACGCCGATGGAAAAACGGAGCTAAAACTGGATACGTCTCCCCAGAAAATAAGCTCGGCCGACATTGGCTACTACCCTGCGACCCGAATGCTTTATGTGCCTACGTTTTTCCATAACACCGTCAAGGCCTACAGACTGAAGTAA
- a CDS encoding ATP-binding protein encodes MASSQPDGPPGQQTNDPQVTQSLLRATLDSSMDMIQVFEAVRDQQGQIVDFTWILNNHTAQTIYGDVVGKSLLLHQPGVVEEGIFDAFKHVVETGEPQQYEKQYVHEQFDGWFLQSVVRLNDGVATTTANITPRKRAQEQLQQNQALLQSVIDSSLDVIQVFKAVRDETGAIVDFIWVMNNHRAQVQNGPVIGKRLLELSPGVVPTGIFDHMVEVAQTGAAYEHEQFYDHEQFNGWFYQALVKTDDGVAMTTRDISRQKQAEGEVLRLKDEMARRATDKYRILFETIDEGFCVQELLFDRHGEVTDLIYREANQAFERHTGFVQVNGKRASEVFPHVEPGWFGALQRVHQTGVPERIEGFSTDTQRWLSAHYSPVGGAGSSFIAAVFQDVTERKQREQQQEYRLRLNDALRPLADPIAIQRVVMRLLGEHLGVDRAIYAEINLEEDWFDATDNYTSQSVQKVTGRFPFKAFGPPGELLKKGESLVIHDVSREVDEDSQKAFYAIDVLAVVAVPLIKNGTLVADLSVHQTTPRHWLDHEVDLLYETAERTWAAVERARAEAALRESEEALRASNDRLQKALSIDTVGVIFLNQHGVLQDVNSAFRHMSGLSPEDLVGGKVHWQDLTPPEFVAVSQHALAELWSNGQSTPYEKQYRRPDGSRWWGLFSGKRVSEDEIVEFVLDITQTKQAEQALQEADRRKDEFLAMLAHELRNPMSTLRSGLQILTRTTGIDQMSSEIVTMMSRQTDHLVRMVDDLLDVSRISRGKIVIHQEPVNLVDLVRQAQQSMRAQFEQQSRVLHVRLPDTPVMLAGDATRLTQVVVNLLTNGLRYSGEGGQVWLSLEHRGQEAIVQVRDNGIGLAQDKLSVIFELFVQVDNSVARSKGGLGLGLTLVKRLVELHGGRVEAQSGGIGQGSTFTVYLPTLTKAAEPTAQPAPRPGEPAAPQRILVIDDNADAGFTLAMLLKLNGYEAHSRTSGRSGIEAAQQLQPAAILLDIGMPELDGYATCRLIREQAWGQAMVVIAITGYGQEEDRQRTREAGFDGHLVKPVDLGALTILLTDLLDKGAGRTGLA; translated from the coding sequence ATGGCATCTTCCCAACCCGATGGCCCACCTGGGCAACAGACCAACGACCCACAAGTAACTCAGTCACTGCTTCGGGCAACGCTGGACTCCTCAATGGATATGATTCAGGTGTTCGAGGCCGTGCGTGATCAACAGGGCCAGATTGTCGATTTTACCTGGATTCTCAATAATCATACGGCCCAAACAATCTACGGCGATGTGGTGGGCAAAAGCCTTTTGCTACACCAACCCGGCGTGGTGGAAGAAGGCATTTTTGACGCCTTTAAACACGTGGTGGAAACCGGTGAGCCCCAGCAGTATGAAAAGCAGTATGTCCACGAGCAGTTTGATGGCTGGTTTCTTCAATCGGTAGTCAGGCTCAATGATGGCGTGGCCACTACCACCGCCAACATTACCCCCCGCAAACGGGCCCAGGAGCAGCTTCAGCAGAATCAGGCGTTGTTGCAATCGGTCATTGATAGTTCCCTGGATGTGATTCAGGTATTCAAAGCCGTGCGGGATGAGACCGGCGCCATCGTAGACTTTATCTGGGTGATGAATAACCACAGAGCCCAGGTCCAAAACGGGCCCGTCATCGGCAAAAGGCTGTTGGAGCTAAGCCCCGGCGTAGTGCCGACCGGTATATTTGACCACATGGTCGAAGTCGCCCAAACCGGGGCCGCTTACGAGCATGAACAGTTCTATGACCATGAGCAGTTTAATGGTTGGTTCTACCAGGCACTGGTCAAAACCGACGATGGGGTAGCCATGACTACCCGCGACATAAGTCGCCAGAAACAGGCCGAGGGGGAAGTTCTACGGCTCAAAGACGAGATGGCCAGGAGAGCCACCGATAAATACCGCATCTTATTCGAGACCATCGACGAGGGCTTCTGCGTACAGGAACTGCTCTTCGACCGGCATGGTGAGGTCACCGATCTCATTTACCGTGAAGCCAACCAGGCGTTCGAACGGCACACGGGTTTTGTTCAGGTGAACGGCAAACGGGCGAGTGAGGTTTTTCCCCATGTCGAGCCCGGCTGGTTCGGGGCACTCCAGCGCGTGCATCAGACGGGGGTTCCCGAACGGATAGAAGGCTTCAGTACGGACACCCAGCGCTGGCTCTCCGCCCACTATTCGCCCGTCGGTGGGGCGGGCAGCTCCTTCATTGCGGCTGTCTTCCAGGACGTTACCGAACGCAAACAACGGGAGCAACAACAGGAGTATCGTTTACGCCTGAATGATGCCCTTCGTCCGCTTGCTGATCCGATAGCCATTCAACGGGTGGTCATGCGACTCCTCGGAGAGCACTTAGGGGTCGACCGGGCCATCTACGCGGAGATCAACCTTGAAGAAGACTGGTTTGACGCCACCGATAATTATACCAGTCAGTCGGTTCAAAAGGTAACGGGGCGTTTTCCCTTCAAGGCATTTGGCCCTCCCGGCGAACTACTCAAAAAAGGGGAAAGCCTGGTCATTCACGATGTCAGTCGGGAGGTCGATGAGGATTCCCAAAAAGCGTTTTATGCCATCGATGTGCTGGCGGTTGTGGCCGTACCGCTTATTAAAAACGGTACGCTGGTGGCCGACCTCTCCGTTCACCAGACAACACCACGCCATTGGCTTGACCATGAAGTTGACCTTTTATATGAAACGGCCGAACGCACCTGGGCAGCCGTGGAACGAGCCAGGGCCGAAGCCGCCCTGCGGGAAAGCGAAGAAGCGTTGCGTGCCAGCAACGATCGGTTGCAAAAAGCGCTCTCCATTGACACCGTAGGGGTTATTTTCCTTAACCAGCACGGCGTTCTTCAGGACGTCAATTCGGCTTTCCGGCACATGAGCGGGTTATCCCCTGAAGACTTAGTGGGTGGAAAAGTGCATTGGCAGGACTTAACCCCGCCTGAATTTGTGGCCGTCAGTCAGCACGCCCTGGCCGAATTGTGGAGTAACGGCCAAAGCACCCCTTACGAAAAGCAATACCGCCGGCCGGATGGCTCCCGGTGGTGGGGCCTTTTTTCAGGCAAGCGGGTCAGTGAGGATGAAATCGTCGAGTTCGTGCTGGACATCACCCAAACCAAACAAGCTGAACAGGCGCTACAGGAAGCGGATCGGCGTAAAGACGAGTTTCTGGCCATGCTGGCCCACGAGTTGCGGAATCCCATGTCTACCCTTCGTTCGGGTTTGCAGATCCTGACCCGCACCACGGGCATCGATCAGATGAGTAGCGAGATCGTTACCATGATGAGTCGCCAAACGGATCACCTGGTGCGCATGGTCGATGATCTGCTGGATGTCAGCCGCATCAGCCGGGGCAAGATTGTGATCCACCAGGAGCCGGTGAATCTGGTGGACCTGGTCCGACAGGCTCAGCAGAGCATGCGGGCTCAGTTTGAGCAGCAGAGTAGGGTGCTTCATGTCCGCCTGCCTGACACACCCGTTATGCTGGCGGGCGATGCCACTCGGCTGACCCAGGTGGTGGTTAATCTGCTGACCAATGGTTTGCGCTACAGCGGTGAGGGAGGGCAGGTCTGGCTGAGTCTCGAACACCGTGGGCAGGAAGCGATCGTACAGGTGCGGGATAATGGCATTGGCTTAGCTCAGGATAAACTATCGGTCATCTTTGAGCTGTTTGTGCAGGTGGATAATTCGGTGGCTCGCTCGAAAGGTGGCTTAGGCTTGGGGCTAACCCTGGTGAAGCGCTTGGTGGAACTGCATGGGGGGCGCGTAGAAGCCCAGAGCGGAGGGATCGGCCAGGGCAGCACGTTCACGGTTTACTTACCCACGCTGACAAAGGCTGCTGAACCGACGGCGCAACCCGCTCCCCGGCCCGGAGAGCCTGCCGCACCTCAGCGCATTCTGGTGATCGATGATAACGCCGATGCGGGGTTTACGCTGGCCATGCTGCTAAAGCTGAACGGGTACGAAGCCCATAGCCGGACCAGTGGTCGATCGGGTATCGAAGCCGCCCAGCAGCTACAGCCAGCGGCTATCCTGCTGGATATTGGCATGCCGGAGCTGGATGGGTACGCCACCTGCCGACTGATTCGGGAGCAGGCCTGGGGTCAGGCTATGGTGGTAATCGCCATAACGGGGTATGGCCAGGAGGAAGACCGGCAGCGCACCAGGGAAGCGGGTTTTGACGGGCACTTAGTCAAGCCGGTGGATCTGGGCGCACTCACGATCTTACTGACGGATTTGCTGGACAAAGGCGCGGGCAGAACTGGCCTGGCGTAA
- a CDS encoding PAS domain-containing protein has translation MYIPSSDEEDKRLAALESYAVLDSLPEQEYEDITRLAAQICQTPVALITLVDQARQWFKSNRGLSFRQTPREQSFCAHNLQALSSSLVVEDARQDARFQHNPLVTGDPHIVFYAGEPLLDDDGFTLGSLCVIDFQVRQLDEGQLKALKILANQVVTLLTARRRMIQQARLQQQLRASEARFQNLVMATPTATAVFVGREMVIQQVNPPMLAIWGKDNRVIGKSLHTAIPELEGQPFLAQLQHVFDTGEPFLHQEGMAHVIENGQPRQVYFNHAYNPLVDEQGQIYGVINVALDTTAQVVARQQLAERETRFRNVVEQAPMAIGQLKGREMIIELGNERIFEVWGKGPSIVGRPIVEAIPELEGQPFIELMATVFETGVPFYGKAVLAKLVRQGRLEEVYFDFSYSPIRDTAGQISGILIMAVDVTGQVLAQQAIEKSEQRFRRLVEDAPFGIAVFETADMHITLANETIVNLWGKTTAVIGQKIADALPELADQPFIPLLKVVYATGETYRSTEQAADLLIDGRLQTRWFNFVYQPLVDGQGQVYAILNMAVDITDKYLASQQLRQSEQRYRDLAAELDNRVQVRTQELTRLNNDLQRSNDNLQQFAYVASHDLQEPLRKIQTFSDLLGLELATHADPAVGDHLRRIAAAAARMSALVRDLLTYSRVSTRQQAFGSVSLSEIMAGVVASLYKTIQRTNAQLEVAELPTARGDKSQLAQLFGNLLSNALKFVKADQQPHIQVAYTHRSADELPAEVHPTTTVPFYHQISVTDNGIGFNTKYLSRIFQVFQQLNGRNEYAGTGVGLAICQRVVENHGGSITASSEVGQGATFCVYLPA, from the coding sequence ATGTATATACCCTCGTCGGACGAAGAAGACAAGCGATTAGCGGCCCTGGAAAGCTACGCTGTGCTGGATTCGTTACCCGAGCAAGAATACGAAGACATTACCAGGCTGGCCGCCCAAATCTGCCAAACGCCAGTAGCCCTGATTACGCTCGTCGATCAGGCCCGACAGTGGTTCAAATCCAACCGGGGCCTTTCCTTCCGGCAAACGCCCCGCGAGCAGTCCTTCTGCGCCCATAATCTACAGGCCCTAAGCAGTTCCCTCGTCGTGGAAGATGCCCGGCAGGACGCGCGTTTTCAGCACAACCCCCTGGTCACCGGCGATCCTCATATTGTCTTCTACGCTGGCGAACCGCTGCTTGATGATGATGGCTTCACGCTTGGGTCGCTGTGCGTGATCGATTTCCAAGTGCGGCAGCTGGACGAGGGGCAGTTGAAGGCACTAAAAATTCTGGCTAACCAGGTGGTGACCTTGCTGACGGCCCGTCGAAGAATGATTCAGCAGGCCCGCTTGCAGCAACAATTGCGAGCCAGCGAAGCCCGCTTCCAGAATCTGGTAATGGCGACTCCCACGGCCACGGCGGTCTTCGTTGGCCGCGAGATGGTCATCCAGCAGGTCAACCCGCCCATGCTGGCCATTTGGGGTAAAGACAACAGGGTGATCGGTAAATCGCTGCACACGGCGATACCCGAACTGGAGGGACAGCCTTTTCTGGCCCAGTTGCAGCATGTCTTTGACACGGGAGAACCCTTTCTTCACCAGGAAGGCATGGCTCACGTAATCGAAAACGGCCAGCCCAGGCAGGTCTACTTCAACCATGCCTACAATCCGCTTGTTGATGAGCAGGGCCAGATTTACGGAGTTATCAATGTTGCTCTTGACACAACGGCGCAGGTCGTAGCCCGTCAGCAGCTGGCCGAGCGGGAAACCCGGTTTCGTAACGTTGTCGAACAGGCGCCCATGGCCATCGGGCAACTCAAAGGTCGGGAAATGATCATCGAGCTGGGCAACGAGCGCATTTTTGAAGTATGGGGTAAAGGCCCATCGATCGTTGGCAGACCCATCGTGGAAGCAATACCGGAGTTGGAAGGGCAGCCCTTTATTGAGTTGATGGCCACCGTTTTCGAGACGGGTGTTCCCTTTTACGGGAAGGCGGTTTTGGCCAAACTCGTCCGGCAGGGCCGACTCGAAGAGGTATATTTTGACTTTAGTTATTCCCCCATCCGGGATACCGCCGGACAAATTAGCGGCATCCTGATTATGGCCGTTGATGTAACCGGGCAAGTGCTGGCCCAGCAGGCCATTGAAAAAAGTGAGCAGCGGTTTCGCCGTTTGGTGGAGGATGCCCCCTTTGGCATTGCCGTCTTCGAGACAGCGGATATGCACATAACGCTGGCCAATGAGACCATCGTCAATCTATGGGGTAAGACCACCGCGGTGATCGGCCAGAAAATAGCCGACGCCTTGCCCGAACTAGCCGATCAGCCCTTCATTCCACTGCTGAAGGTCGTTTACGCGACGGGGGAGACCTACCGTAGCACCGAACAGGCTGCCGATCTGCTGATCGATGGTCGGCTGCAAACCCGCTGGTTTAATTTCGTCTATCAGCCGCTGGTGGATGGGCAGGGGCAGGTGTACGCCATTTTGAACATGGCCGTGGATATTACCGACAAGTATCTGGCCAGTCAGCAACTGCGGCAAAGCGAACAGCGCTATCGGGACTTAGCCGCCGAGCTGGACAACCGGGTACAGGTCCGCACGCAGGAACTGACCCGGCTTAACAACGACCTACAACGGTCTAACGACAATTTGCAGCAGTTCGCCTACGTTGCCAGCCACGATTTGCAGGAGCCCCTGCGCAAGATTCAAACCTTCAGCGACCTGCTGGGATTAGAGCTGGCTACCCATGCCGACCCCGCCGTGGGTGACCATCTACGACGCATTGCGGCCGCGGCCGCCCGCATGTCCGCCCTGGTTCGGGACTTGCTGACCTACTCGCGCGTCTCAACCCGTCAGCAGGCGTTCGGGTCCGTGTCGCTGAGTGAGATCATGGCGGGTGTCGTAGCCAGCCTCTACAAGACGATTCAGCGTACAAACGCCCAACTGGAGGTGGCCGAACTCCCCACTGCCCGGGGCGATAAGTCGCAGCTCGCGCAGCTGTTTGGCAACCTGTTGAGTAACGCCCTCAAGTTTGTGAAAGCTGACCAGCAGCCCCACATTCAGGTGGCGTATACGCATCGTTCGGCCGATGAGTTACCGGCCGAAGTTCACCCGACCACAACGGTTCCGTTCTATCATCAGATCAGTGTGACCGACAACGGCATTGGCTTCAACACCAAATACCTGAGTCGTATTTTTCAGGTCTTTCAACAGCTCAACGGCCGAAATGAGTATGCGGGTACGGGCGTTGGCCTGGCGATTTGCCAGCGCGTGGTAGAAAACCACGGTGGGAGTATCACGGCCTCCAGTGAGGTGGGGCAGGGAGCTACCTTCTGTGTGTACTTACCCGCTTAA
- a CDS encoding response regulator, whose protein sequence is MVDSDKVDPLDQMPIIHIENDADDHILLKKALGAASIANPVRFFQDGQQALQYLQATDEVPLVILCDVLMPGMDGFELRDRIDADPVLRMKAIPFVYFSTWGSNALVNKAYQGTIQGYHLKGRSFAELQAELSLIVAYWKRCLHPRSFQ, encoded by the coding sequence ATGGTAGATTCAGATAAAGTCGATCCCCTGGACCAGATGCCGATCATTCATATCGAGAACGATGCCGATGATCATATTCTACTTAAAAAAGCCCTCGGTGCTGCGTCGATTGCAAATCCGGTTCGTTTTTTTCAAGACGGCCAACAGGCGCTTCAGTATTTACAGGCGACCGACGAAGTCCCGCTGGTCATCCTGTGTGATGTACTCATGCCGGGCATGGATGGTTTTGAACTACGCGACCGGATCGATGCCGATCCGGTGCTGCGGATGAAGGCAATTCCGTTTGTTTATTTCTCGACCTGGGGTAGCAATGCACTGGTCAATAAGGCTTACCAGGGCACCATCCAGGGCTATCACCTGAAAGGCCGAAGTTTTGCCGAGCTACAGGCTGAACTCAGCCTGATCGTGGCTTATTGGAAGCGGTGTTTACACCCGCGAAGTTTTCAATGA
- a CDS encoding response regulator, whose translation MLIVDDNRELVDLMGKIMERQGYEVHQRYNGQDGIGAAELLKPDVLLLDIGMPQLDGYAVCAHIRRQSWGKQLPIIALTGYGREADKQRSWAAGFDGHVLKPIDYASLPELLAETIAAKKDELDK comes from the coding sequence GTGCTGATCGTGGATGATAATCGGGAGTTAGTTGACCTGATGGGTAAGATCATGGAGCGGCAGGGCTATGAGGTGCATCAGCGTTATAATGGACAGGACGGCATTGGGGCGGCCGAATTGCTAAAGCCAGACGTGCTGCTGCTGGATATTGGCATGCCGCAGCTGGATGGATATGCCGTCTGTGCGCATATTCGTCGGCAATCCTGGGGGAAGCAGCTGCCCATCATCGCCCTGACGGGCTACGGTCGGGAAGCCGATAAGCAGCGCAGCTGGGCTGCGGGTTTTGACGGGCATGTGCTGAAACCCATCGATTACGCGAGCTTACCCGAGCTATTGGCTGAGACGATAGCGGCCAAAAAAGACGAGCTGGATAAATAA
- a CDS encoding sensor histidine kinase — translation MSRQVRHLSRMVDDLLEVSRIRQGKIRLLRQPLDLGLLLSQTVEAAQSLLSHYERHLEVALPPEPLIVDGDATRLLQLVMNLLGNATKYTDEGGHIWISLEREADQAVLRVKDDGKGIPADELTAIFELFVQGETSIDRPHGGLGLGLAVAKQIALGHQGHIQARSGGPGQGSEFILRLPLLTQETIPSVPEAEAPRSPAMRYGC, via the coding sequence ATGAGCCGACAGGTCAGGCACCTGAGCCGCATGGTCGACGATCTGCTGGAGGTTAGTCGCATCCGCCAGGGCAAGATCCGGCTGCTGCGCCAGCCGCTCGACCTGGGTCTGCTCTTATCCCAAACCGTTGAAGCTGCCCAATCGCTGCTTTCGCACTACGAACGACATCTGGAGGTAGCCCTGCCCCCCGAGCCGCTGATAGTTGATGGGGATGCTACCCGGCTTTTGCAGCTGGTGATGAACCTGCTGGGCAACGCGACGAAGTATACCGATGAAGGGGGACATATCTGGATCAGTCTGGAGCGGGAGGCTGATCAGGCGGTGTTGCGCGTGAAGGATGATGGAAAGGGCATCCCGGCCGACGAGCTGACGGCCATCTTCGAGCTATTTGTGCAGGGGGAGACCTCCATCGATCGCCCGCATGGCGGCCTGGGTCTGGGCCTGGCCGTGGCCAAACAGATTGCCCTGGGCCATCAGGGCCACATCCAGGCCCGAAGCGGGGGCCCCGGACAGGGCAGTGAGTTTATCCTCCGCTTACCCTTGCTCACGCAGGAGACAATTCCCTCAGTGCCTGAAGCCGAAGCCCCCCGAAGTCCCGCGATGCGGTACGGGTGCTGA
- a CDS encoding nitrogen regulation protein NR(II), with product MTSTNDEAPNPPPCQSLLQDYCQVLCNASDQGLCLVELVVDQAGKITDLIVRQYNQAFSQQSGLSNVVGEAYSQILPRFETYWFEAYAQVAKTDKPIQLEQYVQDLDRWIRTKLSRVGPLGSRLVVVAFDDVTTIKKRELALLDADRRKDEFLAMLGHELRNPLGVIANTLTYLELSGGRTPNCLIHPVFSA from the coding sequence ATGACAAGCACCAACGATGAGGCCCCGAATCCGCCCCCCTGTCAGTCGCTACTCCAAGACTACTGTCAAGTCCTGTGCAATGCCAGTGATCAAGGCCTCTGCCTGGTCGAATTGGTAGTCGACCAGGCAGGTAAAATCACCGATCTTATCGTCCGTCAATACAATCAGGCCTTCAGTCAACAGTCGGGCCTGAGCAACGTCGTGGGCGAAGCCTATAGCCAGATACTGCCCCGGTTCGAAACCTACTGGTTTGAGGCCTATGCCCAGGTGGCCAAAACCGATAAGCCGATTCAACTGGAGCAATACGTCCAGGACTTGGACCGCTGGATCAGGACCAAATTATCCCGGGTAGGCCCGCTCGGTAGTCGGTTGGTGGTCGTAGCCTTCGATGATGTAACCACGATCAAGAAAAGGGAACTCGCCCTGCTGGACGCCGATCGGCGCAAAGACGAGTTTCTGGCCATGCTGGGTCATGAACTGCGCAATCCGCTGGGGGTGATCGCCAATACGCTGACCTATCTGGAGCTGTCCGGGGGGAGGACCCCCAACTGTCTTATCCATCCGGTGTTCAGCGCATGA
- a CDS encoding PAS domain-containing sensor histidine kinase, whose translation MCDVIVDEADQAVDLLYLDANPAATRMVGSDFRNRRLRQIDPNYEEYWYDIFGHTARTGEAQRLERYAAPDQRWYSFYISKVGDEASRHIAVIFQDITERKRAEDQQAFLFQFSDALRVQPTAETLANRALQLLADYLQLDRCYVGVYQLDQDRGEIPYQVGNDRVPPMPDAVRLSDFPDALRVTFDRTLVIEDVMTTAGLTEMDRQNIGALGLRALVASTLRMGANNPLWSIVAVSARPRSWKPHEIKLLEDVTERTWAALERVKAEEALRHSEAKYRYLADHLDQQVQQRTQELAATNEELAATNEELTASNEELESNNEEFIAINQELEETNGLLTRSNENLQTFAYVASHDLQEPLRKIRQFGDLLKTRYAESIGEELIYVERMQSAAERMSILIKDLLNFARISTRRDIDNPVSLPGVVADVLTTLELPIAELGTQIQVGRLPTVSGDAAQLNQLFQNLLSNALKFYRPGVAPSIVVSASLLPADQLPPGIKPGRDTGAYHRITVMDNGIGFDDKYADRIFQIFQRLHSKNQYTGTGIGLAICEKVVTNHGGTITATSQPGQGATFTIYLPA comes from the coding sequence TTGTGCGATGTAATCGTTGATGAGGCCGACCAGGCGGTTGACCTGCTTTACCTCGACGCCAATCCGGCCGCTACCCGAATGGTGGGTTCGGACTTCAGAAATCGACGCTTACGGCAGATTGACCCCAATTACGAGGAATACTGGTACGACATATTCGGCCATACGGCTCGTACCGGCGAAGCACAGCGTTTGGAACGCTATGCGGCTCCCGACCAGCGGTGGTATAGCTTTTATATCTCTAAAGTTGGCGATGAGGCCAGCCGGCATATCGCGGTTATCTTTCAGGACATCACCGAGCGCAAACGGGCCGAAGACCAGCAAGCCTTCTTATTCCAGTTCTCCGACGCCTTGCGGGTGCAGCCAACCGCCGAGACGCTCGCTAACCGAGCCCTCCAGCTGCTCGCCGACTATCTACAGCTCGACCGCTGTTACGTCGGGGTCTACCAGCTCGATCAGGACCGGGGCGAAATCCCCTATCAGGTCGGTAATGACCGGGTGCCACCCATGCCCGACGCGGTTCGCCTGTCCGATTTTCCCGACGCTCTACGGGTGACTTTTGACCGAACGCTGGTGATTGAGGACGTGATGACAACCGCCGGGTTGACCGAGATGGATCGGCAAAATATAGGCGCGCTGGGCTTGCGGGCGCTGGTGGCCTCGACGTTGCGGATGGGGGCGAACAATCCACTCTGGTCCATCGTGGCCGTTTCGGCCCGCCCCCGGTCCTGGAAGCCCCACGAGATCAAGTTGCTTGAGGACGTGACTGAACGCACCTGGGCGGCCCTGGAGCGGGTCAAAGCAGAGGAAGCCCTGCGTCATAGCGAAGCAAAGTATCGCTATCTGGCCGACCACCTCGACCAACAGGTTCAGCAGCGTACCCAGGAGCTGGCAGCAACTAATGAAGAACTGGCGGCCACCAACGAAGAGTTAACCGCTTCCAACGAGGAGCTGGAATCGAATAACGAGGAGTTTATCGCCATTAACCAGGAGCTGGAAGAAACCAATGGCTTATTGACCCGTTCGAACGAAAACCTACAGACCTTCGCCTACGTAGCCAGCCATGACCTACAGGAGCCCCTACGCAAGATCCGGCAGTTTGGTGATTTGCTGAAGACCCGCTATGCCGAATCCATCGGTGAGGAATTGATCTACGTGGAACGCATGCAATCGGCCGCGGAGCGAATGTCCATCCTGATTAAGGACCTGCTGAACTTCGCGCGGATTTCCACCCGACGAGACATTGATAACCCAGTCTCGTTACCGGGCGTGGTAGCGGACGTATTGACCACCCTGGAATTACCGATTGCGGAGCTGGGAACCCAGATTCAGGTTGGCCGGCTCCCGACTGTTTCGGGCGATGCCGCACAACTAAACCAGCTCTTTCAGAACCTGCTGAGCAACGCCCTGAAATTCTACCGCCCCGGCGTAGCACCCAGTATTGTGGTCAGTGCAAGTCTGCTGCCAGCAGACCAGTTACCGCCTGGCATCAAACCCGGCCGGGATACAGGGGCTTATCACCGAATAACGGTAATGGACAACGGTATTGGTTTTGACGACAAATACGCCGACCGTATCTTCCAAATCTTTCAACGGCTGCATAGTAAGAACCAGTACACCGGAACGGGAATTGGGCTGGCCATCTGCGAAAAGGTAGTTACCAATCATGGGGGTACCATTACCGCCACCAGTCAACCAGGGCAGGGGGCTACCTTTACGATCTACCTGCCGGCCTAG
- a CDS encoding nuclear transport factor 2 family protein has translation MRKCLLIYGLLLTGLISQAQTRADVEKTISDLEQIGVKGILTADTSLLVRIWAPEFMVTTPRNTIALNRAAVFKNQKQGLIDYSSFERVIEQMQIQENVVITMGYELFVAKHDLQEAKAGQPTKRRFTNVWLKRNGQWLQIGRHASIICVP, from the coding sequence ATGCGCAAATGCTTACTGATTTACGGGCTTCTACTGACCGGTCTGATCAGTCAAGCGCAGACCAGGGCCGACGTTGAAAAAACGATTAGCGACCTGGAGCAGATCGGAGTGAAAGGTATCCTGACCGCCGACACCAGCTTGCTTGTTCGAATTTGGGCGCCTGAATTTATGGTCACCACGCCCCGCAATACCATCGCTCTAAATCGAGCGGCCGTCTTCAAGAATCAGAAGCAGGGCTTAATTGATTACAGCTCCTTTGAGCGAGTCATCGAACAGATGCAGATTCAGGAGAATGTGGTCATTACTATGGGCTACGAGCTGTTTGTGGCCAAACATGATCTTCAGGAAGCGAAGGCCGGCCAGCCGACCAAACGCCGGTTTACCAATGTATGGCTGAAGCGAAACGGGCAGTGGTTACAGATTGGCCGGCATGCCTCGATCATTTGTGTGCCATAG